The following are from one region of the Erwinia billingiae Eb661 genome:
- a CDS encoding beta-N-acetylhexosaminidase: MKKFRASLISVALISALASGGAAANQQLVDQISQFGVKYKVTDNLAAQHGVDCAGLGADWASCNRATISFTNPGPAIDSKDWAIYMSNVHETLKVESDQFRMVHIVGDLTRLEPTDKFKGIAAGETIEIPIVNEYWQLFITDVMPRWYATSGDATPKILVSTDTEILTDFVEPFGAQWKRIADDKNLLMDAQGRFTKNSDVAPMAASTLRGQILPTPLKVSVFSDDADLSAGVTLELASLSAEKAEAIQQRFALMGIKAQPNGYPITTRVSKKAFDKKLAVPGGYTLNIGKDKAEVVGYDQSGVFYGLQSILSLIPADGSLNVATLKASDAPRFQYRAVFLDVARNFHSKEVVLRLLDQMAAWKLNVFHFHLTDDEGWRIEIPGLPELTEIGSKRCHDPEEKRCLLPQLGSGPNSDNSGSGHFSRQQYIDIVKYADARGIQVIPEIDMPAHARAAVISMEARYDRLFNAGKEKEANEFRLLDPSDNSNTTSVQLYDRTSYLNPCLSSSLRFTDKVIGEIQAMHKAAGQPLKTWHFGGDEAKNIRLGSGYSDKNTPVEGTGLLDLSQQDKPWAKSQVCQTMIEEGKIEDLDHLPSDFALNVSKQVKAHGIGKMQAWQDGIKDAKNAKAFATDRVAVNFWDTLFWGGFDSANDWAGKGYEVIVSNPDYLYLDFPAEVNPLERGYYWGTRFTDERKIFHFAPDNLPQNAETSVDRDGKPFTAKSDKPWPGAHGISAQLWSETTRTDAQVEYKLFPRILSVAERAWHRAAWEQDYKAGKEYTGGKTRLVDQQAQLKDWQRFANLLGQRELAKLDKAGIAYRLPVPGGVVQDGKLVVNTELPGLTVEYSLDEGTTWQQWQADQPPAVAGKVLLRTRSPDGLRVSRTEAL; encoded by the coding sequence ATGAAAAAGTTCAGAGCCAGTCTGATATCGGTTGCGCTGATATCTGCGTTAGCCAGTGGTGGAGCAGCCGCCAACCAGCAGTTAGTCGATCAAATCAGCCAGTTTGGCGTGAAGTACAAAGTGACGGACAATCTTGCCGCCCAGCATGGCGTGGATTGCGCCGGACTGGGCGCTGACTGGGCCTCCTGTAACCGCGCAACCATTAGCTTCACCAATCCGGGCCCCGCCATCGACAGCAAAGACTGGGCAATTTATATGTCTAACGTGCATGAAACGCTGAAGGTCGAAAGCGATCAGTTTCGCATGGTGCATATTGTCGGGGATTTAACCCGCCTGGAGCCGACAGACAAATTCAAAGGCATTGCGGCGGGCGAAACCATCGAGATCCCGATCGTGAATGAATACTGGCAGCTGTTTATTACCGATGTGATGCCGCGTTGGTATGCGACCTCTGGCGATGCCACGCCGAAAATCCTCGTCAGCACGGATACCGAGATACTGACCGATTTTGTGGAGCCTTTTGGCGCTCAGTGGAAGCGCATCGCAGATGATAAGAACCTGTTGATGGATGCCCAGGGCCGCTTTACTAAAAACAGCGATGTCGCCCCGATGGCCGCGTCCACTTTACGTGGGCAAATCCTTCCCACCCCGTTGAAGGTTTCGGTGTTCTCTGATGACGCGGATCTCTCTGCTGGGGTGACGCTGGAACTGGCAAGCCTGTCGGCAGAGAAAGCCGAAGCCATACAGCAGCGTTTTGCGCTGATGGGAATCAAAGCGCAGCCCAATGGATACCCGATTACCACTCGGGTGAGCAAAAAAGCGTTCGATAAAAAGCTGGCCGTTCCGGGGGGATACACGCTGAATATTGGCAAGGACAAGGCTGAAGTGGTGGGTTATGACCAGAGCGGCGTGTTCTATGGTTTACAGTCGATCCTGTCGCTGATCCCGGCCGATGGCAGCCTGAACGTGGCGACGTTAAAGGCCAGCGATGCGCCGCGTTTCCAATACCGTGCGGTGTTCCTTGATGTGGCGCGCAACTTCCACAGCAAAGAGGTGGTACTGCGCTTGCTGGACCAGATGGCGGCGTGGAAACTCAACGTTTTCCATTTCCATCTGACCGACGATGAAGGCTGGCGTATTGAAATTCCAGGCCTGCCGGAGTTAACGGAGATTGGCAGCAAGCGTTGTCACGATCCTGAAGAGAAGCGCTGTTTGCTGCCACAGTTAGGATCGGGACCAAACAGTGATAACAGTGGCAGCGGTCATTTCAGCCGTCAGCAGTATATCGATATTGTGAAGTATGCTGATGCGCGCGGTATTCAGGTCATCCCGGAAATCGATATGCCGGCCCACGCCCGGGCAGCGGTAATCTCGATGGAAGCGCGTTACGATCGCTTGTTCAATGCCGGTAAGGAAAAAGAAGCCAATGAATTCCGCCTGCTCGATCCCAGCGACAATTCCAACACCACCTCCGTGCAGCTTTACGATCGCACCAGCTATCTCAATCCGTGCCTGAGCTCCTCGTTACGCTTTACCGACAAGGTGATAGGTGAAATCCAGGCGATGCATAAAGCTGCCGGACAGCCGCTGAAGACCTGGCATTTCGGCGGAGATGAAGCCAAAAACATTCGCTTAGGATCCGGCTATTCGGATAAGAACACACCCGTTGAAGGCACCGGTTTACTGGACTTAAGCCAGCAAGATAAGCCGTGGGCAAAATCCCAGGTCTGCCAGACGATGATTGAAGAAGGAAAGATTGAAGACCTGGATCATCTGCCGAGCGACTTTGCCCTTAACGTCAGCAAGCAGGTTAAGGCACACGGTATCGGCAAAATGCAGGCCTGGCAGGATGGTATTAAAGACGCTAAAAATGCCAAAGCCTTCGCAACGGACAGGGTTGCGGTCAACTTCTGGGATACGCTGTTTTGGGGCGGTTTTGATTCTGCCAATGACTGGGCAGGCAAAGGTTATGAAGTGATCGTCTCCAATCCGGATTACCTGTATCTCGATTTTCCTGCCGAGGTGAATCCGCTGGAGCGGGGATACTACTGGGGAACGCGCTTTACCGATGAACGGAAAATTTTCCACTTCGCGCCGGATAACTTGCCACAAAACGCCGAGACTTCCGTCGATCGCGACGGCAAACCTTTCACGGCTAAATCTGACAAGCCCTGGCCTGGCGCTCACGGCATCTCCGCTCAACTGTGGAGTGAAACCACCCGTACCGACGCGCAGGTGGAGTACAAGCTTTTCCCGCGCATTTTGTCCGTGGCGGAACGTGCCTGGCACCGCGCAGCCTGGGAGCAGGATTATAAAGCCGGCAAAGAGTATACCGGCGGCAAAACCCGCCTGGTAGACCAGCAGGCTCAGCTGAAGGACTGGCAGCGGTTTGCCAACCTTCTGGGGCAACGTGAATTGGCAAAACTGGATAAAGCCGGCATTGCCTATCGCTTGCCGGTGCCCGGTGGGGTGGTGCAGGACGGTAAGCTGGTGGTCAATACCGAGCTACCGGGCTTAACCGTTGAGTACAGCCTGGACGAGGGGACAACCTGGCAGCAGTGGCAGGCGGATCAACCGCCGGCGGTGGCCGGTAAGGTATTGCTGCGTACGCGCAGTCCTGATGGTCTGCGCGTCAGCCGGACGGAAGCGCTGTAA
- a CDS encoding YbfA family protein: protein MGLYQHYSLHRIVLRRIAVIVAGTLALPVMLFRQDRARFYSYLHRVWSKTSSQPVWLAQSEAAGCDFY from the coding sequence ATGGGTCTTTATCAGCACTACTCTTTACACCGGATTGTCCTGCGTCGCATTGCGGTGATCGTCGCAGGCACTTTGGCTTTACCGGTTATGCTTTTCCGCCAGGATCGTGCCAGGTTTTACAGTTATCTGCACCGCGTCTGGTCCAAGACCAGCAGCCAGCCGGTCTGGCTGGCCCAGTCTGAAGCCGCAGGTTGCGACTTCTACTGA
- the ybfE gene encoding LexA regulated protein, with amino-acid sequence MAKENTDRTTIDLFADDRRPGRPKTNPLTRDEQLRINKRNQLKRDKVRGLKRVELKMNSDAVDALNQLAEQRNMSRSELIEEMVMAQLADQDR; translated from the coding sequence ATGGCAAAAGAAAACACGGACCGCACCACGATCGATCTGTTCGCAGATGACCGTCGCCCGGGACGACCAAAAACCAATCCGCTGACGCGTGATGAGCAGCTGCGTATCAACAAACGCAACCAGCTTAAGCGCGATAAAGTGCGCGGGCTGAAGCGCGTTGAACTGAAAATGAACAGTGACGCGGTTGATGCTCTGAACCAGCTTGCCGAGCAGCGTAATATGAGCCGCAGCGAGCTGATTGAAGAAATGGTCATGGCGCAGTTGGCCGATCAGGACCGCTGA
- the kdpE gene encoding two-component system response regulator KdpE has protein sequence MTTVLIVEDEKEIRRFLRIALEGESLRVYDADTLQRGLIEAATRKPDLVILDLGLPDGDGNQFIREVRQWSAVPVIVLSARSDEQDKIAALDAGADDFLTKPFGIGELLARVRVALRHRDKSGNGTQASEITFSDVCVDIAGRRVTKGGADLHLTPIEFRLLVSLLNHAGKVMTQRQLLNQVWGPNAVEHSHYLRIYMGHLRQKLESDPAQPRHLITETGVGYRFMP, from the coding sequence GTGACAACCGTTCTGATCGTTGAAGATGAAAAAGAGATCCGCCGTTTTCTGCGTATTGCGCTGGAGGGTGAATCCCTGCGGGTGTACGACGCCGACACCCTGCAACGCGGGCTGATTGAAGCGGCAACCCGTAAACCCGATTTAGTGATCCTCGATCTGGGTTTGCCTGACGGCGATGGCAATCAGTTTATCCGCGAAGTCCGCCAGTGGAGTGCAGTGCCGGTCATCGTGCTCTCTGCACGCAGTGACGAACAGGATAAGATTGCGGCGCTGGATGCCGGCGCCGATGACTTTCTCACCAAGCCTTTTGGTATTGGGGAGTTACTGGCAAGAGTGCGTGTTGCGCTTCGGCACCGGGATAAATCCGGCAACGGGACGCAAGCCAGTGAAATTACCTTTAGCGACGTCTGCGTGGATATTGCCGGGCGACGCGTCACCAAAGGCGGTGCGGATCTGCATCTGACGCCCATTGAGTTTCGTCTGCTGGTCAGCCTGTTGAATCACGCCGGAAAAGTCATGACGCAACGTCAACTGCTTAACCAGGTTTGGGGACCCAATGCCGTCGAGCACAGCCATTATCTGCGCATCTATATGGGACATCTGCGGCAGAAGCTGGAAAGCGATCCGGCGCAACCTCGCCATTTGATCACCGAAACCGGTGTCGGCTACCGCTTTATGCCGTGA
- the fur gene encoding ferric iron uptake transcriptional regulator yields the protein MTDNNTALKKAGLKVTLPRLKILEVLQEPEGHHVSAEDLYKRLIDMGEEIGLATVYRVLNQFDDAGIVTRHNFEGGKSVFELTQQHHHDHLICLDCGKVIEFRDENIEARQRDIATRHGIKLSNHSLYLYGHCSTGDCREDETLHDK from the coding sequence ATGACTGACAATAACACCGCATTAAAGAAGGCCGGCCTGAAAGTCACGCTTCCACGACTTAAAATTCTGGAAGTACTTCAGGAACCTGAGGGCCATCACGTCAGTGCGGAAGACTTGTACAAGCGTCTGATTGACATGGGCGAAGAGATTGGTCTGGCGACGGTTTACCGCGTTCTTAACCAATTTGATGATGCCGGGATCGTTACCCGTCATAATTTCGAAGGTGGTAAATCCGTTTTCGAACTGACTCAGCAGCATCACCACGATCATCTGATTTGCCTGGATTGTGGCAAGGTGATCGAGTTCCGTGATGAAAACATCGAAGCTCGCCAGCGTGATATCGCCACGCGCCACGGCATCAAACTCAGTAACCACAGCCTGTACCTTTACGGTCACTGCTCAACCGGTGACTGCCGTGAAGATGAGACGCTGCACGACAAGTAA
- the ybfF gene encoding esterase, with protein MKLNTRLLSEQSARPEVPVVLIHGLFGSLDNLSVLARGLKDDRQLVQIDLRNHGLSPRDDQMDYQAMARDVLETLDAEGIDRVAVIGHSMGGKVAMALTALAPERIEQLVVIDMAPVAYPTRHHDTIFAALKAVTAAGITQRSDAAALMRETIEEEGVIQFLLKSFQQGEWRFNVPVLWQCYDRIIGWQPVPAWEHPALFIRGERSPYLADEYRDALLAQFPKARAHVVNGAGHWVHAEKPDAVLRAIRRFFAL; from the coding sequence ATGAAATTGAATACCCGCTTGCTATCTGAACAATCCGCCCGCCCTGAGGTTCCCGTGGTGTTAATCCACGGCCTTTTTGGCAGCCTTGATAATTTGTCCGTGTTGGCGCGAGGGTTAAAGGACGATCGCCAGCTGGTGCAGATCGACCTGAGAAACCACGGTTTATCGCCTCGCGATGACCAGATGGATTATCAGGCGATGGCCCGCGATGTACTGGAAACGCTGGATGCCGAAGGGATTGACCGGGTCGCGGTCATCGGACATTCGATGGGCGGAAAAGTGGCGATGGCGTTAACCGCGCTGGCGCCAGAACGAATCGAGCAGCTGGTGGTTATCGATATGGCACCGGTCGCTTATCCGACCCGCCATCACGATACGATTTTTGCGGCGCTGAAGGCGGTCACCGCAGCGGGCATTACGCAACGAAGCGATGCCGCAGCGCTGATGCGTGAAACGATAGAAGAAGAAGGCGTGATTCAGTTTCTGCTGAAATCCTTCCAGCAAGGGGAATGGCGGTTTAACGTGCCGGTGCTGTGGCAGTGCTACGATCGGATTATTGGCTGGCAGCCGGTTCCGGCCTGGGAACATCCCGCGCTGTTTATTCGCGGCGAACGTTCGCCCTACCTGGCCGATGAATATCGTGACGCCCTGCTGGCGCAGTTCCCCAAAGCCCGTGCGCATGTGGTCAACGGTGCCGGTCACTGGGTCCATGCCGAGAAACCTGATGCTGTTTTGCGCGCAATACGCCGTTTTTTTGCGCTGTAA
- the fldA gene encoding flavodoxin FldA: MAIVGIFFGSDTGNTENIAKVIQKQLGKEVAEVHDIAKSSKEDLEAFDILLLGIPTWYYGEAQCDWDDFFPTLEEIDFNGKLVALFGCGDQEDYAEYFCDAMGTIRDIIEPKGAVIVGHWPTEGYHFEASKGLADDKHFLGLAIDEDRQPELTSERTEQWVKQIYDELQLKEILEA; the protein is encoded by the coding sequence ATGGCAATCGTAGGCATTTTCTTTGGCAGCGATACGGGCAATACAGAAAACATTGCAAAAGTGATCCAGAAGCAGCTCGGTAAAGAGGTGGCTGAAGTTCATGATATCGCTAAAAGCAGCAAAGAAGACCTTGAAGCCTTTGATATTCTGCTGCTCGGTATCCCAACCTGGTACTACGGCGAAGCGCAGTGCGACTGGGATGATTTCTTCCCGACGTTGGAAGAAATTGATTTCAACGGCAAGCTCGTTGCGCTGTTCGGTTGTGGCGATCAGGAAGATTACGCTGAGTACTTCTGTGACGCGATGGGCACCATCCGCGACATTATCGAGCCTAAAGGCGCGGTGATCGTCGGTCACTGGCCAACTGAAGGCTACCATTTTGAAGCCTCGAAAGGGCTGGCGGATGATAAGCACTTCCTCGGTCTGGCTATTGACGAAGATCGTCAGCCAGAACTCACCAGTGAGCGCACCGAGCAGTGGGTCAAACAGATTTATGACGAGCTCCAGCTGAAAGAAATCCTGGAAGCGTAA
- the chiP gene encoding chitoporin ChiP, with protein MAGAVACCTLLSVPLFIPDATAAGFIDDASLTGGVYYWQRHRERKDLNPDSDKFGQYQQNLHHSTFNSNLDFSSGYVADIIGLDLAVFGALEMSDKGPAAPNEIGFSDANTRWDEKWSGDKNGASLYKAALKLKLNDYWLRAGYLQPQGQTLLAPNWSFLPGTYRGAELGTQVDFADAGALSLSYMWSDEYKAPWYRNTYHFRKADGKTGIPYLHSIGAKYDFKNDLLLEGAFGQAAGYMDQYFTKLSYTFALAENPLTTSWQFYGARDKERGGAANSNDVYDGLAWLQALTFGYRAGPFDLRLEGTWVKAEGNQGFFLQRMTPGYATSNGRLDVWWDSRSDFNANGEKALFAGVLYELKGWGLPGLSVGTSYAYGWDAKPNSKPIYNQNTRLKESAWNLDLLYKVQEGRAKDTLFKLHFTRFNNHSTLPSWGGGYGNIFQDEKDLKFIVTAPFTIL; from the coding sequence ATGGCGGGCGCAGTCGCCTGCTGTACGCTGTTATCGGTTCCGCTTTTTATTCCTGATGCTACTGCCGCCGGATTTATTGATGATGCCTCATTAACGGGCGGCGTTTATTACTGGCAACGCCACCGGGAAAGAAAGGATCTCAATCCTGATAGCGATAAGTTTGGCCAGTATCAGCAAAATCTCCACCATTCTACTTTTAACAGTAATCTGGATTTTTCATCGGGTTATGTTGCCGACATTATTGGACTGGATTTAGCGGTATTTGGCGCGCTGGAAATGTCAGATAAAGGCCCGGCAGCGCCAAATGAAATTGGCTTCAGCGATGCCAATACGCGCTGGGATGAAAAATGGAGCGGGGATAAAAATGGCGCCAGCCTTTATAAGGCGGCATTAAAACTAAAGCTTAACGATTACTGGCTGCGGGCCGGTTATTTGCAGCCGCAGGGACAGACGCTGCTGGCGCCAAACTGGAGTTTTTTACCGGGCACCTATCGCGGAGCCGAGCTTGGCACCCAGGTTGATTTTGCTGATGCAGGGGCACTATCACTTTCCTATATGTGGAGCGATGAGTATAAGGCACCCTGGTACCGCAACACCTATCACTTCCGCAAGGCGGATGGCAAAACGGGCATCCCGTATCTGCATTCGATAGGGGCAAAATACGACTTCAAAAATGACCTGTTGTTGGAAGGCGCTTTCGGTCAGGCGGCCGGTTATATGGACCAGTACTTCACCAAACTCTCTTACACCTTTGCGCTGGCTGAAAATCCGCTTACCACCAGCTGGCAATTCTATGGTGCCCGGGACAAAGAGCGCGGTGGCGCAGCCAACAGTAATGATGTCTATGACGGCCTGGCCTGGCTGCAGGCGCTGACCTTCGGTTATCGCGCGGGGCCTTTCGATCTGCGTCTTGAAGGCACCTGGGTCAAGGCCGAGGGAAATCAGGGTTTCTTCCTGCAACGCATGACGCCGGGTTATGCCACCTCAAACGGTCGGCTGGATGTCTGGTGGGATTCCCGTTCCGACTTTAACGCCAACGGCGAGAAAGCCCTGTTTGCCGGCGTGTTGTATGAGCTGAAAGGCTGGGGCCTGCCGGGCCTTTCGGTCGGCACCTCCTATGCTTACGGCTGGGATGCCAAACCCAACAGCAAACCGATCTATAACCAAAATACCCGTCTGAAAGAATCTGCCTGGAATCTGGACCTGCTTTACAAAGTGCAGGAGGGCAGGGCGAAAGACACCTTATTCAAGCTGCACTTCACCCGATTCAATAACCATTCCACCCTTCCCAGCTGGGGCGGCGGCTACGGCAATATCTTCCAGGATGAGAAGGATCTGAAGTTTATCGTCACTGCACCCTTCACAATTTTATGA
- the pgm gene encoding phosphoglucomutase (alpha-D-glucose-1,6-bisphosphate-dependent) — MANHPRAGQPAQQSDLINVAQLTSQYYVLQPDLSNPEHAVKFGTSGHRGSAGRQSFNETHILAIAQAIAEERKKNGITGPCFVGKDTHALSEPAIISVLEVLAANGVDVIVQLDNGYTPTPAISNAILEHNKAGGLQADGIVITPSHNPPEDGGIKYNPPNGGPADTNVTKVVEDRANALIKDGLKGVKRIALDKAWESGHLQEKDLIQPYIEGLAQIVNIPAIQKAGLKIGVDPLGGSGIAYWQRIAEFYNLDLTIVNDSVDQTFRFMHLDKDGVIRMDCSSESAMAGLLALRDKFDLAFANDPDYDRHGIVTPAGLMNPNHYLAVAINYLFQNRPQWGKDVAVGKTLVSSAMIDRVVNDIGRKLVEVPVGFKWFVDGLYDGSFGFGGEESAGASFLRFDGTPWSTDKDGIIMCLLAAEITAVTGKNPQQHYDELAARFGAPSYNRLQASATSAQKAALSKLSPEMVSADTLAGDPITARLTAAPGNGASIGGLKVMTENGWFAARPSGTEDAYKIYCESFLGAEHREQIEKEAVEIVSEVLKNA, encoded by the coding sequence ATGGCCAATCACCCCCGTGCAGGGCAACCCGCCCAGCAGAGTGATTTGATTAACGTTGCACAATTAACGTCACAGTATTATGTCCTGCAGCCCGATCTGAGCAACCCGGAACATGCGGTTAAATTCGGGACTTCTGGCCATCGCGGCAGTGCAGGGCGTCAGAGCTTTAACGAGACGCACATTCTGGCTATTGCTCAGGCGATTGCAGAAGAACGCAAAAAGAACGGCATTACCGGTCCTTGCTTCGTCGGCAAAGATACCCATGCGCTCTCCGAACCTGCGATCATTTCCGTACTGGAAGTGCTGGCCGCGAACGGTGTCGATGTGATTGTGCAGCTGGACAATGGCTATACGCCAACGCCTGCGATCTCCAATGCTATTCTGGAGCACAACAAAGCCGGTGGCCTTCAGGCCGATGGCATTGTGATCACGCCTTCGCACAACCCACCGGAAGATGGCGGCATTAAATACAACCCGCCAAACGGTGGCCCGGCTGACACTAACGTCACCAAAGTGGTTGAAGACCGTGCCAATGCTCTGATTAAAGATGGCCTGAAAGGCGTTAAGCGCATCGCGCTGGACAAAGCCTGGGAAAGCGGCCATCTTCAGGAAAAAGACCTGATCCAGCCTTACATTGAAGGCCTGGCGCAGATCGTTAACATTCCTGCTATTCAGAAAGCGGGCCTGAAAATTGGTGTCGATCCGTTAGGCGGTTCAGGGATTGCTTACTGGCAGCGTATTGCCGAGTTCTACAACCTTGATCTGACCATCGTGAACGATTCGGTCGATCAGACCTTCCGCTTTATGCACCTCGATAAAGATGGCGTGATCCGCATGGATTGCTCGTCTGAGAGCGCGATGGCGGGTCTGCTGGCGCTGCGTGATAAATTCGATCTGGCCTTTGCCAACGATCCGGATTATGACCGCCACGGTATCGTCACGCCTGCTGGCCTGATGAACCCGAACCACTACCTGGCCGTTGCAATCAACTACCTGTTCCAGAACCGTCCGCAGTGGGGCAAAGATGTCGCCGTCGGCAAAACGCTGGTTTCCAGCGCGATGATCGACCGCGTGGTTAACGACATTGGTCGCAAGCTGGTGGAAGTGCCGGTTGGCTTTAAATGGTTTGTTGACGGCCTGTACGATGGCAGCTTTGGTTTCGGCGGCGAAGAGAGTGCGGGTGCTTCCTTCCTGCGCTTTGACGGCACGCCGTGGTCTACCGACAAAGACGGCATCATCATGTGCCTGCTGGCGGCAGAAATCACTGCGGTAACCGGCAAGAATCCACAGCAGCATTATGACGAACTGGCCGCGCGCTTCGGCGCCCCGAGCTACAACCGTCTGCAGGCTTCTGCGACTTCTGCGCAAAAAGCGGCGCTGTCTAAACTGTCACCAGAAATGGTCAGTGCCGATACGCTGGCGGGCGATCCGATCACGGCACGCCTGACGGCAGCGCCGGGTAACGGTGCTTCTATCGGTGGTCTGAAAGTGATGACCGAGAACGGCTGGTTTGCTGCGCGTCCTTCGGGCACTGAAGATGCATACAAAATCTACTGCGAGAGCTTCCTCGGTGCTGAGCACCGTGAGCAGATCGAGAAAGAAGCGGTTGAGATTGTTAGCGAAGTGCTGAAAAACGCCTAA
- the seqA gene encoding replication initiation negative regulator SeqA, translating to MKTIEVDEELYRYIASHTQHIGESASDILRRMLKFTAGQKAPATAAVTASTAVSVAKDAAPVKVESRPQDRVRAVRELLLSDEYAEQKKAVNRFMLILSTLYNQDPKAFAAATESLLGRTRVYFAGNQQTLVQNGTHTKPQHIPGTPYWVITNTNTGRKRSMVEHIMQSMQFPAELADKVCGTL from the coding sequence ATGAAAACTATTGAAGTCGACGAAGAGCTCTACCGTTATATCGCCAGTCACACTCAGCATATTGGTGAAAGCGCCTCTGACATTTTGCGTCGTATGCTTAAATTTACGGCCGGGCAAAAAGCGCCTGCTACCGCAGCGGTAACGGCATCTACTGCCGTGAGCGTCGCCAAAGACGCGGCGCCAGTGAAGGTGGAATCCCGCCCTCAGGACCGCGTTCGCGCGGTGCGTGAGCTGCTGCTGTCTGACGAATATGCTGAGCAGAAGAAAGCGGTTAACCGTTTTATGCTCATCTTGTCGACTTTATATAATCAGGATCCCAAAGCTTTTGCCGCCGCGACCGAGTCACTGCTTGGCCGCACGCGCGTTTACTTTGCAGGCAATCAGCAGACCCTGGTACAGAATGGCACCCATACCAAGCCGCAACATATTCCCGGCACGCCGTATTGGGTGATCACCAACACCAACACAGGTCGCAAACGCAGCATGGTGGAACACATCATGCAGTCAATGCAGTTCCCTGCGGAACTCGCTGACAAGGTTTGCGGCACCCTCTAA
- a CDS encoding YbgA family protein: MSEKIPVGISACLLGDNVRFDGGHKRCAFATEDLAPFIRYEPACPEMAIGLPTPRPALRLTENGDDLPALCFSNGKGDPVTEAMQSYAEKRVSALHHLCGYIVCAKSPSCGMERVRVYQADNNNNRKEGVGVFTRELMAQMPWLPVEEDGRLHDPVLRENFVERVYTLHEFNELWRSGLTRGKLMAFHSRYKLSLLAHSQPEYREMGRFVAAMADWSSLEEYAFEYRQRLMDLLKNQATRGNHTNVLMHVQGYFRPQLTSKQRQELTSLIEHYRQGMQPLLAPITLLKHYMAEYPDAYLAQQRYFEPYPEALRLRYGH; the protein is encoded by the coding sequence ATGAGCGAAAAAATTCCCGTCGGCATCAGCGCCTGTTTGCTCGGTGACAACGTCCGTTTTGATGGCGGTCATAAGCGCTGCGCTTTCGCCACCGAAGATCTCGCCCCGTTTATCCGTTATGAACCGGCCTGCCCGGAAATGGCGATCGGATTGCCGACGCCACGACCTGCGCTGCGTTTAACCGAAAATGGTGACGATCTGCCCGCGCTCTGCTTCAGTAATGGCAAAGGCGATCCGGTCACCGAGGCCATGCAGTCTTACGCAGAAAAACGCGTTTCCGCCCTGCATCATCTGTGTGGCTACATTGTCTGTGCTAAATCGCCCAGCTGCGGCATGGAACGCGTGCGGGTCTATCAGGCCGATAACAACAATAACCGCAAAGAAGGGGTAGGGGTCTTTACTCGCGAGCTGATGGCGCAAATGCCGTGGCTGCCGGTTGAAGAAGATGGTCGCCTGCACGATCCCGTACTGCGGGAAAACTTTGTTGAACGCGTGTATACGCTGCATGAATTTAATGAGCTGTGGCGCAGCGGCCTGACGCGCGGCAAATTAATGGCCTTTCACAGCCGTTATAAGCTCTCTTTGCTGGCGCACTCCCAGCCGGAATACCGCGAAATGGGGCGTTTTGTTGCGGCGATGGCCGACTGGTCGTCACTGGAAGAGTATGCCTTTGAGTATCGCCAGCGTCTGATGGATTTGCTGAAGAATCAGGCCACCCGGGGAAATCACACCAACGTGCTGATGCACGTTCAGGGTTATTTCCGTCCTCAGCTGACCTCAAAACAGCGCCAGGAGCTGACCTCGCTGATTGAACACTATCGTCAGGGGATGCAGCCGTTGCTGGCACCGATCACCCTGTTGAAGCATTACATGGCGGAGTACCCCGATGCGTATCTGGCGCAGCAGCGCTATTTTGAACCCTATCCGGAAGCGCTTCGCCTGCGCTATGGACACTAG